Genomic DNA from Candidatus Nitrosopumilus koreensis AR1:
GTTAATGCACCTACATAATGCGGAGAACAAGCACTGATTACTTCAGCAGTACCTTTGATATGCTCTTTTGAATATTTTCTGCCTCCTAATCCCAAAATTACCATACATGACATAATGTAACCAGCTTCCTTTGCCTTGTTGACTGATTTGATGATAGTTTTTCCAATTGCTCCTTTAGTTACTTTTTTTAGAACAATATCTGATCCACTTTCAATTCCTAAATAAAACATATCAAGACCTGCTTCATTCATTTTTTTTAATTCATCAGATGTCTTTTTTAAAATGTTCATTGGCATTGCATAACAAGAAATCCTTTCAATCTTTGAAAATTTTTCTCTAATGTACTTTACAATTTTTATCATATATTCTGAATCAAGATTTAGTGCATCGCCATCTGCAAGAAAAACCCTTCTAGTTTCAGGCAAATATTTTGCCATCATGTCAATTTCTGACTTTACTTCATCCCATGGCCTCTCAGAATATTCTTTTGATCTATACATGTCACAAAAAGAACATTCGTTAAATGAACAACCTAATGTTACCTGAAAAATCAATGATCTTGCTTCAGAAGGTGGTCTATACAGTGGTGCATCATAATTTAACATCATTTCTTATTTCACTATTTTTGGCTGATTATGTTTTTTATACTTTCATTATATTTGCGCAAAATACCTTTTAGTGGTAGGCAAGAAAAATTTACATTCATTATGGCAAATGATCCTGATGCAAAAAGACTACTTTGGTTCATTTTTGCTGGTTCCCGTGGAGGTCTAAACAGGTTAAAAATTATTTCAAAATTAAAAGAAAATCCGTTAAACACTAACCAATTAGCAAACGAATTGGGTCTTGATTACAAAGCAATTCAGCATCACATTAAGGTACTTGAAAAAAATAATTTGATAACAAAAACAGGTGAAAAATACGGCATTATGTTTTTCATCTCAACTTTTTTAGAAGTAAATATGGAGACATTTGAAGAAATTGAAGGAAAATTGGATAAAAGTAAATAAAAGCTCAAGAGGTGTTTTTCTCTAAATGGAACCTACATCTCTGATTTTGTCAATTGTCTCAATTATCAATATGGGCATACTTGGAATTTTGATTGTCATATTTGGAAGAATGTATGGAAAAACAAGGGCACAACTTCCGCTTGGAATGATTGTTGTTGCTGCTATGTTATTTTTACATAATGTAATTGGTGCTATGGCTTACTTTTCAATGGATCAAATTTTCTCACATGATATATTCCCATATATGTTGGGAGTTGGTGTTGCTGAGCTTGTCGGATTGATAATATTCTTAAAAATTACTTTAGATTAATCTTAGTTTAATTGTAACAAAATTAATCAGAACACATGTTACAGGAATATCTGAAGCTTAACAAAAATATTCTAATTGCATTTGCTGCATCAATTATAATTTCGGCAATTATTGCACAAATTTTATCTGATCAGGCTGATTATCTAAACACAACATATACTACAATTGCTGATTATCTCATTTACTTTTCTGTTTTTAGTGGATTGTTCTATATTGATAACCATAAGAAATATCGTCTAAAATCAGGTAAGACCGACACAGAAAAATTAAAACATGATCTAAAAAGGCTTATCACTTCTCTTAGCATTGCAGAAATTATCTATACAATAGTTAGATGGGGTTTACAATATTATTTTCTAGTGATTAATTATGATCCATATTTAGCATCAATTGCATCACAAGGAATATCTACAATTATTTACATGATAGTAATTAATCTAAGTGTAAAGATAACGAGGCTGTATAAAGATGGGAATTAGTGTTTATGTTGATGGTTCTGGAGGTTCTAGTGGTGGATACGGTTTTTTTGTAAAAGAAACTGGCGAATCTTTTTATGAAAAAAAACCTGAAATTACTAACAACCAGGCTGAATATTTAGCAATAATTTCTGCATTGAACAAATTTGTTGATTCTAATGAAGAAATTACAATTTACAGCGATTCAAAAAATACTGTAAATCAACTTAATCATGAGTTTGCAATAAACAATGAACAATTACGTAATTTGGCTAGAGAAGCTTGGAATCTAATTGGAAAATTTTCTAATTTATCAATAATTTGGGTACCTAGAAAAGAGAATTTAGCAGGAAAAATGCTGGGAAGCTAAATTTTAGAGATCAGAAATTTCTATGAATAACTTTATTATACAAAATCTTTTGATCAACGTTACATGACAGAATCTGTCGTTTTATCTCCCAAATCAATTGCAGTAATTGGTGCATCTGATAAAAGAGGAAGCGTTGGTGCTACTATCACTTCAAATATTATGAATGGGTTTAAAGGAACAGTTTATCCAATTAGTCCTTCTAGGGAGACTGTATTTTACAAAAAAGCATACAAGAGTGTTCTAGATGTTCCAAAATCTATTGATCTTGCAGTAATCGTTATCAAAAATACATTGGTTGCACCTGTGTTAGAAGAATGTGGTAAGAAAAAATTAAAGGCGTGATTATCATCACAGCTGGATTCAAAGAAGTTGATGAAGAAGGAGCAAAACGTGAACAGGAAATCAAAGATATTGCTAAAAAATACAAAATTCAAGTTATTGGGCCCAATTGTCTTGGTGTCATGAACCTTGATCCAAAAACAATGATGAATTCTACTTTTCTTAAGATTACACCAAAATCTGGAAAAATTGCACTTGTTTCCCAAAGTGGAGCAATTTGTGCTGCACTGGTTGAAGATGCTAGTGCCCAAGGAATTGGTTTTTCTGCAGTCGTAAGTCTTGGAAACAAAGCTGCGATGAGTGAAGTTGATGTACTAAAGATCCTTGCAAATCATAAACAAACTAAGGTCATTGTCATGTATCTTGAAGATATGGGTGATGGCCAAGAATTCCTTAAAGTTTGTAAAAATATTACTAAAAATCTGAAAAAACCTGTACTTGTCCTCAAATCTGGACGTAGTCCTGAAGGTGCAAAGGCTGCAATGTCTCACACTGGAGCATTAATGGGTTCTGATGAAATTTATGATGCTCTTCTAAAACAATCTGGTGCAATCCGTGTTGATACAATGGAAGAATTATTTGATTATGCAACAGCTTTCTCAAAACAACCACTGCCTTCAAGTGGTGATTTAGTTATTGTTTCAAATGCTGGTGGACCTGCAATTATCTCTACAGATGCATGTTCAAAGGCTAACATTAAGATGGCTGATATTACAAATATCAGGAAAAAAATTGATGAGGTAATTCCTCCTTGGGGAAGTTCTAGAAATCCAGTAGACATTGTTGGTGATGCTGATTTTAATAGATTCCATAATGTTTTGGATCGTGTATTAAAGCATCCAAAAGTTGGTTCTGTAATTTCCATGTGTACTCCTTCTGGTACGCTAAATTATGATAAACTTGCGGAAGTTATTGTTGATATGTCAAAAAAATACAAAAAAACAATGCTTGCAAGTTTGATGGGATTGGATGAAGGGATTACAAACAGAGAAATTTTGGCTGCAGGAAATGTTCCATATTATACATATGCTGAAGGTGCAATCAGAACACTTGCTGCCATGATTAGGTTTTCTAACTGGGTCAAATCTTCACCTGGTAAGATAACGAAATTTAAAGTAGACAAAACTAAAGCTAAAAAAATATTTGACAAAGTAAAAAAAGAGAAAAGACCAAATCTATTAGAAGAAGAAGGTCAAGAAGTTCTCAAAGCATATGGTTTACCCCTTCCTAAAAGTGCACTTGCTAAAAATGAATCTGAAGCAGTAAAAATTGCAAAGCAAATTGGTTATCCTGTTGTAATGAAGATTGCATCTCCTCAAATTATTCATAAATCTGATGCAGGTGGTGTTAAAGTCAATTTAACAAATGATGCTGAAATTAAAGATGCTTTCAAAACTATAGTCAAGAATGCAAAACAATACAACAAAAAAGCAGAGATCAAGGGCGTCTTGATTGTAGAGATGGTTAAAGGTGGCAAAGAATTAATCATTGGTTCAAAACTAGAACCTGGATTCGGTTCCGTAATTATGCTGGGTATGGGCGGAATTTACGTTGAAGTTCTTAAAGATGTTACATTCAAACTTGCTCCAGTAACTGACAAAGAAGCAGATGATATGATAGCATCAATTAAAACTCAAAAACTCTTACAAGGAGTTAGAGGCGAAAAACCCTCTGACATTACAAAACTCTCTGAATGCATTCAGAGACTATCACAGCTAGTTTCTGACTTTAAAGAGATCAAAGAATTAGACATGAATCCTGTTCTTGTTATGGAAAAAGGAAAGGGATGTCGAATTCTAGATGTACGAATAGGCATCTGATCGCCATTTATTCCTAAATTTGTGCAAGCGTAAATCTAGAATATTTATACAACATGAAACTGATTATTGTTACATGGCTAATGTCTTAAAGACAATTAGAACTGGTGATGATTATATTGAAAGCCTTAGAGGCCGAGATCTCAAAGTTTACCTTTTTGGTGAACTAGTTAAAGAACCAGTGGATCATCCTATGATCAGACCCTCAATTAATGCAGTTGCAGAAACTTATGATCTTGCAGTACGTGAAGAAGCACTAGCTTCTGCTGACTCATCAATTACTGGACTTAAAGTAAATCGATTTTTACATATTGCAGAAAGCGCTGAAGATTTAGTTTTACAAAATAAAATGCAAAGAAAACTTGGTCAAAATACTGGTACCTGTTTCCAAAGATGTGTTGGAATGGATGCCCTGAACTCTTTACACTCTACAACTTTTGAAATTGATGAAAAACATGGAACTGATTACCATAAAAGATTTTTAGAATTTGTAAAAATGGTTCAAAAAGAAAATCTTGTAATTGGTGGTGCCATGACTGATCCTAAGGGAGATAGAAGTAAAGGACCATCAGAACAAGATGATCCTGATCTGTTTACACGTATTGTTGATACTGATGAAAAAGGAGTTTACGTTTCTGGGGCCAAAGCACATCAAACTGGATGCATAAATTCCCACTGGATAATTTTAATGCCAACTATTAGACTTACTGAAGCTGATAAAGATTGGGCAATTGTAGGTGCAATCCCTGCAGATGCAAAAGGAGTCACTTACATTTACGGCAGGCAATCTTGTGATACTCGAAGTATGGAAGAAGGTGACATTGATGATGGTAATGCAAAATTTGGTGGTCAAGAAGCATTAATCATATTAGATCGAGTATTCATTCCATGGGATAAAATATTCATGCATGGGGAATATGAGTTTGCATCAATGCTTGTAGAACGTTTTACTTGTTATCATAGACGTAGTTATGTATGCAAAACAGGTCTTGGTGATGTTCTAATTGGAGCTGCAGCTACCATTGCAGATTATAATGGTATTCCTAAAGTCTCACACATTAAAGACAAGATTATTGAAATGACTCATCTCAATGAAACAATATTTGCTGCTGGTATTGCATCTTCTCATCAAGGACATAAGATGAAGTCTGGAGTTTATCTTAATGATGATATGCTTGCACAAGTTTGCAAACATAATGTCACACGATTCCCATATGAAATCAGTAGACTTGCACAAGATATTGCAGGTGGGTTGGTAGTTACTCTTCCATCTGAAAAAGACTTCAGGCATCCAGAAGCCGGACCATTACTCAAAAAATATCTTGCTGGCAGAAAAGGTGTTGATGTTGAAAATAGAATGAGAATTTTAAGATTAATTGAAAATATGACTTTGGGCAGAAATGCTGTTGGATATCTCACTGAATCAATGCATGGTGCAGGCTCTCCACAAGCACAGAGAATTCAAATTCAAAGACAAATGCAAGTAGGGTACAAAAAGAATCTTGCAAAGAATCTAGCAGGAATCACAAATGATGTTGAAGAACCTAAAGAATCTTCAGAATACTTTAAACGAGTTTTCAAAACAAAGGATTCTGTTCTTTAAATAAAAATTAACTGTAACATTTTGTTGTGACACTTTTTTTGTTTGAACATTTTATTTGAGATCATATATTAATCACATATTTTCATAGTAACCAATGACATATACAAAGAAAATCTTTCGTAAAACAACACTCATTCCGGTTCTATTAGCAATAGGATTCATGTTTACAACTCCAATGCTTTTGGATGTTGCAGCAGCTCCTGGAGGTAATGGAAATGGAAATGGTGGTTCCACATCAATTCCTTCTGATGCATTACTTCCAGATATCTCACCTGGTGTTCCTAAACATCTTAATATTCATAATCAACAACAAAATGAATTTTTGAGATTTACAAATACATGGAACAATGTTGGTGTAGGTGCATTAGAATTTGAACCAGTTTTCCCAGATTCAGATGCTGTTGAAGGTACTACACAAGATGCATTCCAAAATCTATATGATGATGCAGGTAATTTTGCAATTCCTTCACAAAAAATTTGGAGTACAACTGTTAGTGAGTTTATTTTCCATGAAACTCATAACCATTGGCACATTAGTGACATCGGAGAATTCTCGATCCGATCTGATGATAACGGTGTCCCTGGTGAAATAGCTAAGAATGTTAATGGAGATGATGTTGCCGCTGTTAAAGTTGGATTTTGTATTGCTGATGTATACAAATACAATGGTGATAACTCTCCAACTTCCCAAAGAGTCTATTGGGATTGTGAAGTAGGTTTACAAGGAATCGCACCAGGTTGGGCTGATCAATATCATCAATCTGTCGAAGGAAACGAAATCAACATTACTGATCTTCCAAATGGAACTTACTTCCTAGTACACAAATGGAATCCTGCAAATGCATTTGTTGATGCAGATGTATCAAACGATGAATCATGGATGAAATTTGATCTAACGGATGATGGAAATGGTAACAGAAAGATTGTTGAAATCGAAGGATTTGCTCCTGAATGTCAAGGTGATGGTTCTACACCTGGCATATGTGGCGAAATCAACAAAAACAACTAATTTTTTTTCTTTTTTAATCAAAAACCCATGTTCATAAACAATTCTATTCTTTTGAAACTTATGATTTCTCAGGATCCTTTTTTAGTAATTTTTACGTAATTATATTACCAAGCAAACAGGACGATCTCATGCTATTTTTGGCATAATGTGAACCTGTTTGCCTGAAATTTAGAAAAATCTATTTTTTATATTCTTCTGATTTTCCATCTGATTTTGTAGATTCGTTTGATTCAGTTTCAGATGATTCTTCATTTTCTTTTGTTTCCTTTAGTTCTGTAGGTTCAGAATACTCTATGTCTTCTTCAATCTTATCAATATCTGATAATTCTTCAATCGTATCTGGGTTTTCTGAATCTAAAGGATCTGTAAATGATAATTCTTTTTCCTTTTTTCTTTTTGCTATTTGTTTGACAACCATTATTCCAATAACAATTGCAATAATGACATAATTGATGGGTGGTTTTAGTAATTGTGTGATGTATCCTACTTGTGGAAGAATATATGCTACTTTTCCAATGTATTCTTCTTCAGTAATTGGAAAGTCTGTTCCGGGTATTGATGCTGGGTTTGCATCTCCTTTTGTTCGGATTGTTTTAGGATCATCATCTAAGATAGATGCAACTCTATGTACAATCACTCTATTGTGATCAGAAGGTCGATTAAACACAATAATGTCCCCTACCTCGATTTCTTCAAATGGTTCATGCCCTTGAACAATTAACACATCATAAACTTCTAAAACAGGAATCATACTTCCACTTGCAACCACATAAAATGGGTTTTGTGTTCCAAATGCAACTTGTAATCCAATCCAAATTACTAAAACACCTACTGCAACAATAACAACATCTTTGATAATTCCTTTTGAAATAGACTTTTTTGCCAATTACATAATCGCCTATTATATCATTGATTAAATTTACTGGTTATTGCAGCGACGTTCCACATTCTTCGCAGAATTTTGAACCTTCTTTATTTGAAAATCCACACTTTGAGCATTTACCTGGTGGGGCACTCTCTTCTGGATTTCCTAATAAGATGACTTCACCCACTTTTTTGATATTTTTCCATGGGATACTGCCTTCAGTTCCATCATTTTGAGTAATTACTAGAACCATTGATTGTGTTGAATCAATTCCAACCTGTTTTGCAATCCCGATTTTGTTAGCATTTTCATCATATACTGCTCTGCCTTCAATTGAACTTACTGATGTTGCAGGACCCGGTTGGGTAGATGTTTCCTGTGTAGGTTGCGTCTTAGGTTGTTCAATTTGTTGTGATGTTTCAACTTGTGGTGCTCTTTC
This window encodes:
- a CDS encoding CoA-binding protein, whose protein sequence is MTESVVLSPKSIAVIGASDKRGSVGATITSNIMNGFKGTVYPISPSRETVFYKKAYKSVLDVPKSIDLAVIVIKNTLVAPVLEECGKKKLKA
- a CDS encoding 4-hydroxyphenylacetate 3-hydroxylase family protein, whose translation is MANVLKTIRTGDDYIESLRGRDLKVYLFGELVKEPVDHPMIRPSINAVAETYDLAVREEALASADSSITGLKVNRFLHIAESAEDLVLQNKMQRKLGQNTGTCFQRCVGMDALNSLHSTTFEIDEKHGTDYHKRFLEFVKMVQKENLVIGGAMTDPKGDRSKGPSEQDDPDLFTRIVDTDEKGVYVSGAKAHQTGCINSHWIILMPTIRLTEADKDWAIVGAIPADAKGVTYIYGRQSCDTRSMEEGDIDDGNAKFGGQEALIILDRVFIPWDKIFMHGEYEFASMLVERFTCYHRRSYVCKTGLGDVLIGAAATIADYNGIPKVSHIKDKIIEMTHLNETIFAAGIASSHQGHKMKSGVYLNDDMLAQVCKHNVTRFPYEISRLAQDIAGGLVVTLPSEKDFRHPEAGPLLKKYLAGRKGVDVENRMRILRLIENMTLGRNAVGYLTESMHGAGSPQAQRIQIQRQMQVGYKKNLAKNLAGITNDVEEPKESSEYFKRVFKTKDSVL
- a CDS encoding zinc-ribbon domain-containing protein, with the translated sequence MSSELRIKKLRGSGGYVMARVTDEQQMKGNLGGPDLFLAPIGRLDADKISKHFCNTCEKEFEGAPKIEFENPNEEVAENLILAERGQYICNTCESSIAEYREFNKQDESGDVGNAKPLEPQTERAPQVETSQQIEQPKTQPTQETSTQPGPATSVSSIEGRAVYDENANKIGIAKQVGIDSTQSMVLVITQNDGTEGSIPWKNIKKVGEVILLGNPEESAPPGKCSKCGFSNKEGSKFCEECGTSLQ
- a CDS encoding radical SAM protein, whose translation is MMLNYDAPLYRPPSEARSLIFQVTLGCSFNECSFCDMYRSKEYSERPWDEVKSEIDMMAKYLPETRRVFLADGDALNLDSEYMIKIVKYIREKFSKIERISCYAMPMNILKKTSDELKKMNEAGLDMFYLGIESGSDIVLKKVTKGAIGKTIIKSVNKAKEAGYIMSCMVILGLGGRKYSKEHIKGTAEVISACSPHYVGALTLYLENGIKQEFLDKFGGEFVRIDDDESLEELQSLIEQIDTKDEIVFRANHGSNAYTIKGTFPQDKQAMLDKIEWMKQHPEIMRPQGLRGF
- a CDS encoding reverse transcriptase-like protein, which produces MGISVYVDGSGGSSGGYGFFVKETGESFYEKKPEITNNQAEYLAIISALNKFVDSNEEITIYSDSKNTVNQLNHEFAINNEQLRNLAREAWNLIGKFSNLSIIWVPRKENLAGKMLGS
- a CDS encoding lysyl oxidase family protein; the protein is MTYTKKIFRKTTLIPVLLAIGFMFTTPMLLDVAAAPGGNGNGNGGSTSIPSDALLPDISPGVPKHLNIHNQQQNEFLRFTNTWNNVGVGALEFEPVFPDSDAVEGTTQDAFQNLYDDAGNFAIPSQKIWSTTVSEFIFHETHNHWHISDIGEFSIRSDDNGVPGEIAKNVNGDDVAAVKVGFCIADVYKYNGDNSPTSQRVYWDCEVGLQGIAPGWADQYHQSVEGNEINITDLPNGTYFLVHKWNPANAFVDADVSNDESWMKFDLTDDGNGNRKIVEIEGFAPECQGDGSTPGICGEINKNN
- a CDS encoding signal peptidase I, translating into MAKKSISKGIIKDVVIVAVGVLVIWIGLQVAFGTQNPFYVVASGSMIPVLEVYDVLIVQGHEPFEEIEVGDIIVFNRPSDHNRVIVHRVASILDDDPKTIRTKGDANPASIPGTDFPITEEEYIGKVAYILPQVGYITQLLKPPINYVIIAIVIGIMVVKQIAKRKKEKELSFTDPLDSENPDTIEELSDIDKIEEDIEYSEPTELKETKENEESSETESNESTKSDGKSEEYKK
- a CDS encoding ArsR/SmtB family transcription factor codes for the protein MANDPDAKRLLWFIFAGSRGGLNRLKIISKLKENPLNTNQLANELGLDYKAIQHHIKVLEKNNLITKTGEKYGIMFFISTFLEVNMETFEEIEGKLDKSK
- a CDS encoding acetate--CoA ligase family protein, which produces MIIITAGFKEVDEEGAKREQEIKDIAKKYKIQVIGPNCLGVMNLDPKTMMNSTFLKITPKSGKIALVSQSGAICAALVEDASAQGIGFSAVVSLGNKAAMSEVDVLKILANHKQTKVIVMYLEDMGDGQEFLKVCKNITKNLKKPVLVLKSGRSPEGAKAAMSHTGALMGSDEIYDALLKQSGAIRVDTMEELFDYATAFSKQPLPSSGDLVIVSNAGGPAIISTDACSKANIKMADITNIRKKIDEVIPPWGSSRNPVDIVGDADFNRFHNVLDRVLKHPKVGSVISMCTPSGTLNYDKLAEVIVDMSKKYKKTMLASLMGLDEGITNREILAAGNVPYYTYAEGAIRTLAAMIRFSNWVKSSPGKITKFKVDKTKAKKIFDKVKKEKRPNLLEEEGQEVLKAYGLPLPKSALAKNESEAVKIAKQIGYPVVMKIASPQIIHKSDAGGVKVNLTNDAEIKDAFKTIVKNAKQYNKKAEIKGVLIVEMVKGGKELIIGSKLEPGFGSVIMLGMGGIYVEVLKDVTFKLAPVTDKEADDMIASIKTQKLLQGVRGEKPSDITKLSECIQRLSQLVSDFKEIKELDMNPVLVMEKGKGCRILDVRIGI